In Candidatus Desulforudis audaxviator MP104C, a genomic segment contains:
- a CDS encoding glycosyltransferase family 2 protein: MSATGVSVVIPAFNEGRAIARTVAAVRNLPGVSEVIVVDDCSTDDTAARARDSGARVVSLPVNRGKGAALNAGIAAAGGEVIVLLDADLGDSAAEAHKLILPILEGRADLTIARFPAARRRGGFGLVKGLARRGIRHFTGLEMESPISGQRAVRRELLSQLLPLAGGYGVEVGMTIDAAVRGYRLLEVPVQMRHRETGRNWRGFVHRGRQFRDIMLTLIRRRIQYRKRTAR, translated from the coding sequence GTGTCCGCGACCGGAGTGAGCGTGGTCATACCCGCCTTTAACGAGGGCCGGGCGATCGCCCGGACGGTGGCCGCGGTCCGAAACCTGCCGGGAGTCTCGGAGGTGATCGTCGTCGACGATTGCTCCACGGACGACACCGCCGCCCGGGCGCGGGATTCCGGGGCGCGGGTGGTCTCGCTGCCGGTGAACCGGGGCAAGGGCGCGGCTTTAAACGCCGGAATCGCGGCCGCCGGCGGCGAGGTGATCGTGCTTTTGGACGCCGATCTTGGTGACAGCGCCGCCGAAGCACACAAGCTGATACTGCCGATCCTGGAGGGCCGGGCCGACCTGACGATCGCCCGCTTTCCGGCCGCGCGGCGCCGCGGCGGGTTCGGCCTGGTCAAGGGTCTGGCCCGGAGAGGAATCCGCCACTTCACCGGGCTGGAGATGGAAAGCCCGATCTCCGGGCAGCGGGCGGTGCGGCGGGAGTTGCTTTCTCAGTTGCTGCCCCTGGCCGGGGGCTACGGCGTCGAGGTGGGAATGACCATCGACGCGGCCGTGCGGGGCTACCGGCTCCTGGAGGTGCCGGTCCAGATGCGGCACCGGGAGACCGGGAGGAACTGGCGGGGTTTTGTGCACCGGGGCCGCCAGTTCCGGGACATCATGTTGACCCTGATCCGGCGCCGTATTCAGTACCGAAAGCGGACGGCAAGGTGA
- a CDS encoding copper transporter codes for MIINLRYHIASLVAVFLALGIGILVGSFILSVDTLEKQQEQIAERLENHLNELREENQAMRAEVLAVEAEMELQKQFLRETLPRLVAGQLEGRRIALVQTAAYPVDTDLRNLLKMAGAEVVSVTTIPGGLELAEHEQQLLALGEWQKVPKDGLQGLVADEMARALVEGPSPVVEYLVNERLVNIDGEYGRPFHAVVLVGGGSDPAADTPHWLDMSMIQRFQSYGLRVCGVETREAPVSYMKEYQTKLDCTVDNVDTVPGQFALVRVLAGLDGHYGVKDTAQRFIPALD; via the coding sequence ATGATCATTAACCTGCGTTACCATATCGCCTCGCTGGTGGCTGTTTTCCTGGCCCTGGGGATCGGTATCCTGGTGGGCAGTTTCATATTGAGCGTGGACACCTTGGAAAAGCAGCAGGAGCAAATCGCCGAGCGGCTGGAGAACCACCTGAACGAACTCCGCGAGGAGAACCAGGCCATGCGGGCCGAAGTGCTCGCGGTGGAAGCCGAGATGGAACTCCAGAAGCAGTTCCTGCGTGAAACCCTGCCCCGTCTGGTGGCCGGGCAACTGGAAGGCCGCCGGATCGCCCTGGTGCAGACAGCCGCCTACCCGGTGGACACCGACTTGCGTAACCTGCTGAAAATGGCGGGGGCCGAGGTGGTGTCGGTAACCACCATTCCCGGCGGCCTGGAACTGGCTGAACATGAGCAGCAACTGCTGGCCCTGGGTGAGTGGCAGAAGGTGCCGAAAGACGGGCTGCAGGGCCTGGTGGCCGATGAAATGGCCCGCGCCCTGGTGGAGGGACCGTCGCCGGTGGTGGAGTACCTGGTCAACGAAAGGCTCGTGAATATCGACGGCGAGTACGGACGCCCGTTTCACGCCGTGGTGCTCGTGGGCGGCGGGAGCGATCCCGCAGCCGATACGCCGCACTGGTTGGATATGTCCATGATCCAAAGGTTCCAGAGTTACGGTCTCCGGGTGTGCGGCGTGGAGACACGCGAGGCGCCGGTTTCATATATGAAGGAATACCAGACCAAATTGGATTGCACGGTGGACAACGTGGACACCGTTCCCGGCCAGTTCGCGCTGGTCCGGGTGCTGGCCGGGCTGGACGGTCACTACGGCGTCAAGGACACGGCGCAGCGGTTTATTCCAGCCCTGGATTAA
- the steA gene encoding putative cytokinetic ring protein SteA, protein MTVIRGRARVDRRTKNLVKRLQPHDIAVIDHEGIDKLAAEALVASRARAVINCSSSVSNEYPNSGPMIIVEAGIHLLDAVGADFLDRVPEGALLEIVNDTVYYDGRMAARGRVLTPEIIDSELKATRERLDEVLERFVENTLTYARREVGLLTGNQIEIPEILTRIKGRHALVVVRGDNYREDLRAIHSYIKEVRPVLIGVDGGADALREFGLTPDIVIGDMDSVDDRTLTAAREIIVHAYPNGRAPGLQRVKRLGLKAKVFAAPGTSEDIAMLLAYEKGAELIVAVGTHSNLFDFLEKGRKGMASTFLVRLKVGARLIDARGVSQLYRSPLRPKHVAMIVLAASVPLAAVLVMAPATRELLRLLYIQLRVLLGI, encoded by the coding sequence ATGACCGTAATCAGGGGACGAGCCCGCGTCGACCGCCGCACCAAAAACCTGGTCAAACGCTTGCAGCCCCACGATATTGCCGTTATTGACCACGAGGGCATTGATAAATTAGCGGCCGAAGCTCTGGTCGCCTCCCGGGCGAGGGCCGTGATCAACTGCAGTTCCTCGGTCAGCAATGAGTATCCGAACAGCGGGCCGATGATCATTGTCGAGGCCGGTATCCACCTGTTGGATGCCGTGGGCGCGGATTTCTTGGACCGGGTGCCGGAGGGGGCGCTGCTCGAGATCGTCAATGACACCGTCTACTACGACGGCCGAATGGCGGCCCGGGGCCGGGTCCTGACGCCGGAGATCATCGACTCGGAGCTCAAGGCTACCAGGGAGCGGCTTGACGAGGTGCTGGAGCGCTTTGTGGAGAATACGTTGACCTACGCGCGCCGGGAGGTCGGCCTCCTGACCGGGAACCAGATCGAGATTCCGGAAATCCTGACCCGTATCAAAGGCCGGCACGCCCTGGTGGTGGTGCGGGGTGACAACTACCGCGAGGACCTGCGGGCCATTCACTCGTACATCAAGGAGGTCCGCCCGGTCCTGATCGGGGTTGACGGCGGCGCGGATGCCCTGCGTGAATTCGGCCTGACCCCCGACATTGTCATCGGGGATATGGACAGCGTGGATGACCGGACTTTGACCGCGGCCCGAGAGATTATCGTGCACGCGTACCCGAACGGGCGGGCCCCGGGTCTGCAGCGGGTGAAGCGGTTGGGCCTGAAAGCCAAAGTCTTCGCGGCCCCCGGAACGTCTGAAGATATCGCCATGCTGTTGGCCTACGAAAAGGGAGCCGAGCTGATCGTGGCGGTGGGGACCCATTCCAATCTCTTCGACTTCCTAGAAAAAGGGCGCAAGGGAATGGCCAGTACCTTCCTGGTCCGGCTGAAGGTGGGAGCCCGGCTCATTGACGCCCGGGGGGTGTCCCAGCTCTACCGGAGCCCCTTGCGACCGAAGCACGTCGCCATGATCGTTCTGGCAGCCTCTGTGCCGCTGGCGGCGGTGCTGGTCATGGCCCCGGCCACTCGTGAACTGCTCCGGCTCCTGTACATCCAGTTAAGGGTATTATTAGGGATTTGA
- the spo0A gene encoding sporulation transcription factor Spo0A produces MPKETIRILIADDNREFCETLKDFIQQQDDFELLGIAHNGLEAVDRIDQGKPDVVVLDIIMPHLDGIGVLEKLATSHSGHRPKIIMLTAFGQQNVTQRAVELGADYFILKPFDFSVLATRIRQLANGVCVTPYVAVVKEKNMDVAVTNIIHEMGVPAHIKGYHYLRDAILMVIEEISLLGAVTKELYPMIAQKYNTTASRVERAIRHAIELAWDRGNVEMMNKFFGYTINLERGKPTNSEFIAMIADKLRIESKVS; encoded by the coding sequence ATGCCTAAAGAGACCATCAGAATCCTGATTGCTGATGATAACCGCGAGTTTTGCGAAACCCTGAAAGATTTCATCCAGCAGCAGGACGACTTCGAACTGCTCGGGATTGCCCATAACGGTTTGGAGGCCGTTGACCGTATCGACCAGGGAAAACCGGACGTCGTGGTACTGGACATCATTATGCCGCACCTCGATGGCATCGGGGTTCTGGAAAAACTGGCCACGAGCCACAGCGGTCACCGCCCCAAAATCATCATGTTAACTGCTTTCGGGCAGCAAAACGTAACCCAGCGGGCGGTGGAGTTGGGGGCCGACTATTTCATTCTCAAGCCGTTTGACTTTTCGGTCCTGGCCACCCGGATCCGGCAGTTGGCGAACGGCGTGTGCGTGACGCCGTACGTGGCCGTCGTAAAGGAGAAGAACATGGACGTGGCGGTCACCAACATTATCCACGAGATGGGAGTGCCGGCACATATCAAGGGTTACCACTATCTCCGGGATGCCATTCTGATGGTAATCGAAGAGATCAGCCTTTTGGGGGCGGTGACCAAAGAGCTTTACCCGATGATCGCCCAAAAGTACAACACGACGGCGAGCCGTGTGGAACGGGCCATCCGTCATGCCATCGAGCTGGCCTGGGACCGGGGCAACGTGGAAATGATGAACAAGTTCTTCGGCTACACCATCAACCTGGAGCGGGGCAAACCTACCAATTCGGAATTCATTGCCATGATCGCCGACAAGCTGCGTATCGAGAGCAAAGTCAGCTAG
- the spoIVB gene encoding SpoIVB peptidase — protein sequence MPGSIRKRISQAGFIFFAILLIFGCFTPFSRSFFGLPVYQNILVGESVAPSLQVPGSLKSVLQWESDRPEAIRLLETGGSPVIREAGEYRLSLKLFGFIPLRHLTVSAVPEVKVLPGGQSIGVLLHSRGVIVIGEAPLESGEREYSPAYQAGIREGDVILSINGREVRCEADVREMVNEVGGNGERLAVRLKRNGVEFLVGVTPDYCERTGRYRVGLLVRDSAAGVGTLTFHDPKTGSYGALGHVITDGRSPQRLELTDGRIVEAEIRGVHPGMRGRPGEKLGAFAGEGSFTGSIDRNTTYGIFGTLEGNISNPYFREPIPVALLHHVRPGPAVMLTVLHDRQIERFNLMIEEVRPENGGDGKGLVIRIDDERLLERSGGIIQGMSGSPIIQNGRLVGAVTHVFINNPSRGYGVPIEWMLRESGLLKKPTEVSIQWRKVG from the coding sequence ATCAGAACATACTGGTAGGGGAGTCGGTTGCTCCTTCCCTTCAAGTGCCCGGATCTCTAAAATCGGTTCTGCAGTGGGAGTCCGACCGCCCGGAAGCGATCCGGCTGCTGGAAACCGGCGGGTCACCGGTGATCAGGGAGGCCGGTGAGTACCGCTTGAGTCTGAAACTGTTCGGATTTATCCCTCTGCGACACCTGACCGTAAGCGCTGTGCCCGAAGTGAAGGTGCTGCCGGGCGGTCAGTCGATCGGTGTGCTCCTTCATTCCCGGGGTGTGATCGTGATCGGTGAAGCACCCCTCGAGAGCGGGGAGAGGGAATACAGCCCGGCGTACCAGGCGGGCATCCGGGAGGGGGACGTGATCCTTTCCATCAACGGCCGGGAGGTGCGGTGTGAGGCCGACGTCCGGGAAATGGTGAACGAAGTAGGCGGAAACGGCGAGAGACTGGCCGTGCGCCTGAAGCGTAACGGCGTCGAGTTCCTGGTGGGAGTAACACCCGACTATTGTGAGCGGACCGGCCGGTACCGGGTGGGGCTTTTGGTCCGCGACAGCGCCGCCGGGGTGGGCACGCTGACGTTTCATGATCCGAAAACGGGTTCCTACGGGGCTCTCGGGCACGTGATCACCGACGGCCGTTCGCCACAGCGCCTGGAATTGACCGACGGCCGGATCGTGGAAGCCGAAATCCGCGGGGTGCACCCGGGGATGCGCGGCCGCCCGGGAGAGAAACTGGGTGCTTTTGCGGGGGAAGGTTCTTTCACCGGTTCCATTGATCGGAACACCACGTATGGGATTTTCGGCACCCTGGAAGGGAACATCTCCAACCCGTATTTCCGGGAACCGATCCCAGTGGCCCTGTTGCACCACGTACGGCCCGGCCCGGCCGTAATGCTGACCGTGCTTCACGACCGGCAGATCGAACGGTTCAACCTGATGATCGAAGAGGTCCGACCCGAAAACGGCGGTGACGGGAAGGGCCTGGTGATCAGGATCGACGACGAGCGGCTGCTGGAGCGTTCCGGCGGAATCATTCAGGGGATGAGTGGCAGTCCGATTATTCAAAACGGCCGGTTGGTCGGCGCGGTGACCCACGTGTTTATCAACAATCCCTCCCGGGGTTACGGAGTACCTATCGAATGGATGCTCCGGGAGTCCGGCCTGTTGAAGAAACCGACGGAGGTGTCCATCCAATGGCGTAAGGTCGGATAA